One Clavelina lepadiformis chromosome 1, kaClaLepa1.1, whole genome shotgun sequence genomic region harbors:
- the LOC143472265 gene encoding hydroxylysine kinase-like isoform X1, with protein sequence MNTLDGYRFSTEDAACLLDSMYGINSVSIEELYSYEDQNFHVISKNCEKNPKVFSTQEFVLKILNEENSEDAGIQKDIVHYLIQLQQGGFNTPVPIPAVDGKLIKIKEKEYGKECHKHVVMLFSFIRDKPLQDVKLHEDEFYRIVKSIAKIVAKMNKMLMGEKSNHLSRTTSTWLLENLNEGNVLPRLSIVKNDKTRRLCRQVVEKFTKEVIPHLSKLRFGIINNDINEGNIILEQTSALKKLDTNTWKVSGLIDFGELADSKCLFEVATLLAHMMRHAKERHFSANKTACLILEGYEEVLKLTKEERDCLYLSVNARLVILICSTNYYLTKMQHVYKRSIVEGYHRNSVLLLEHLWQTSKKMKVVLQHLQYSTANTTCKSRSFIFQWN encoded by the exons ATGAATACGTTAGATGGGTATAGATTTTCAACTGAAGATGCTGCTTGTTTGCTTGACAGTATGTATGGAATTAACAGTGTGAGTATAGAGGAGTTATATAGTTACGAAGACCAAAATTTTCACGTGATTTCAAAAAACTGTGAGAAGAATCCCAAGGTTTTCAGCACACAAGAATTTGTATTGAAAATTCTTAACGAGGAAAACTCTGAGGATGCAG GTATTCAGAAGGACATTGTGCACTATTTGATACAATTGCAACAGGGTGGCTTCAATACTCCTGTCCCTATTCCAGCGGTTGATGGCAAATTAATAAAGATCAAAGAAAAAG AATATGGTAAAGAATGCCACAAACATGTGGTGATGTTGTTTAGCTTTATACGTGATAAACCACTGCAAGATGTCAAGTTACACGAAGACGAGTTCTATCGCATAGTAAAAAGTATTGCAAAAATAGTagcaaaaatgaacaaaatgcttatg GGAGAAAAATCTAACCACCTCAGCAGGACGACCAGTACTTGGTTACTAGAAAATTTAAACGAAGGTAACGTGTTGCCTCGTTTATCTATTGTGAAGAACGACAAAACACGTCGCCTATGCCGCCAGGTTGTGGAgaaatttacaaaagaagTTATACCTCACCTTTCAAAACTGCGTTTTG GTATCATAAACAACGACATCAACGAAGGAAATATTATCCTTGAGCAAACGAgcgctttaaaaaaattagatACGAACACATGGAAAGTTTcag GACTCATAGATTTTGGAGAGCTGGCAGACAGTAAATGCTTGTTTGAGGTTGCCACTCTTTTGGCCCACATGATGAGACACGCCAAAGAACGCCATTTTAGTGCAAACAAAACAGCGTGTCTAATACTAGAAGGATACGAGgaagttttgaaattaacaAAAGAAGAAAGAGATTGCCTATATCTGTCGGTGAATGCTCGACTGGTGATCCTAATCTGTTCTACTAATTATTATCTGACAAAGATGCAACACGTTTACAAGCGAAGTATAGTGGAAGGCTATCATCGAAACAGTGTGCTCTTGCTGGAACATCTATGGCAAACAAGTA AAAAGATGAAGGTTGTACTACAACACCTACAATACAGTACCGCTAACACAACCTGCAAATCtagaagttttatttttcaatggaattaa
- the LOC143472265 gene encoding hydroxylysine kinase-like isoform X2, producing MNTLDGYRFSTEDAACLLDSMYGINSVSIEELYSYEDQNFHVISKNCEKNPKVFSTQEFVLKILNEENSEDAGIQKDIVHYLIQLQQGGFNTPVPIPAVDGKLIKIKEKEYGKECHKHVVMLFSFIRDKPLQDVKLHEDEFYRIVKSIAKIVAKMNKMLMGEKSNHLSRTTSTWLLENLNEGNVLPRLSIVKNDKTRRLCRQVVEKFTKEVIPHLSKLRFGIINNDINEGNIILEQTSALKKLDTNTWKVSGLIDFGELADSKCLFEVATLLAHMMRHAKERHFSANKTACLILEGYEEVLKLTKEERDCLYLSKR from the exons ATGAATACGTTAGATGGGTATAGATTTTCAACTGAAGATGCTGCTTGTTTGCTTGACAGTATGTATGGAATTAACAGTGTGAGTATAGAGGAGTTATATAGTTACGAAGACCAAAATTTTCACGTGATTTCAAAAAACTGTGAGAAGAATCCCAAGGTTTTCAGCACACAAGAATTTGTATTGAAAATTCTTAACGAGGAAAACTCTGAGGATGCAG GTATTCAGAAGGACATTGTGCACTATTTGATACAATTGCAACAGGGTGGCTTCAATACTCCTGTCCCTATTCCAGCGGTTGATGGCAAATTAATAAAGATCAAAGAAAAAG AATATGGTAAAGAATGCCACAAACATGTGGTGATGTTGTTTAGCTTTATACGTGATAAACCACTGCAAGATGTCAAGTTACACGAAGACGAGTTCTATCGCATAGTAAAAAGTATTGCAAAAATAGTagcaaaaatgaacaaaatgcttatg GGAGAAAAATCTAACCACCTCAGCAGGACGACCAGTACTTGGTTACTAGAAAATTTAAACGAAGGTAACGTGTTGCCTCGTTTATCTATTGTGAAGAACGACAAAACACGTCGCCTATGCCGCCAGGTTGTGGAgaaatttacaaaagaagTTATACCTCACCTTTCAAAACTGCGTTTTG GTATCATAAACAACGACATCAACGAAGGAAATATTATCCTTGAGCAAACGAgcgctttaaaaaaattagatACGAACACATGGAAAGTTTcag GACTCATAGATTTTGGAGAGCTGGCAGACAGTAAATGCTTGTTTGAGGTTGCCACTCTTTTGGCCCACATGATGAGACACGCCAAAGAACGCCATTTTAGTGCAAACAAAACAGCGTGTCTAATACTAGAAGGATACGAGgaagttttgaaattaacaAAAGAAGAAAGAGATTGCCTATATCTGTCG AAAAGATGA